Proteins encoded together in one Lathyrus oleraceus cultivar Zhongwan6 chromosome 5, CAAS_Psat_ZW6_1.0, whole genome shotgun sequence window:
- the LOC127085189 gene encoding uncharacterized protein LOC127085189 isoform X2, with amino-acid sequence MMLDICLDGDALLSSSLIRVDDDAGYLKVSLYDNGTCPSKHISILSSKDKGSMFASYIGFLVRQHIPITCDNWRSPDLKVGKEKIWSEIQACVSIEDGYLPKVTFVVVQKRHHTRLFPVNPKETDRSGNIMPGTVVDTSVCHPREFDFYLNSHAGIQGTTYAAICCFG; translated from the exons atgatgctggatatttgtttagatggagatgctctattgtcgtcaagcctcattcgcgtagatgatgatgctggatatttgaaagtatccctctacgacaatggaacatgtccatctaaacatatatcaattctatcttcaaaagataagggttcaatgtttgcaagttacattggtttccttgttcgacaacatattccgattacatgtgataattggagaagtccggacttgaaggttggcaaagaaaaaatatggtcggagatacag gcttgtgtctcaatagaggatgggtatctacctaaagttacttttgtagtggtccaaaagagacatcacacccgtctctttcctgtcaaccccaaagagaccgatagaagtggaaatattatgccag gaaccgtggtagacaccagcgtttgtcaccctagggaatttgatttttaccttaacagccatgcaggaattcag gggactacttatgctgccatttgttgttttggttga
- the LOC127085189 gene encoding uncharacterized protein LOC127085189 isoform X1 → MMLDICLDGDALLSSSLIRVDDDAGYLKVSLYDNGTCPSKHISILSSKDKGSMFASYIGFLVRQHIPITCDNWRSPDLKVGKEKIWSEIQACVSIEDGYLPKVTFVVVQKRHHTRLFPVNPKETDRSGNIMPGFFNIFLNAAGIYYHLNLSRFADFVVLNCQRNRGRHQRLSP, encoded by the exons atgatgctggatatttgtttagatggagatgctctattgtcgtcaagcctcattcgcgtagatgatgatgctggatatttgaaagtatccctctacgacaatggaacatgtccatctaaacatatatcaattctatcttcaaaagataagggttcaatgtttgcaagttacattggtttccttgttcgacaacatattccgattacatgtgataattggagaagtccggacttgaaggttggcaaagaaaaaatatggtcggagatacag gcttgtgtctcaatagaggatgggtatctacctaaagttacttttgtagtggtccaaaagagacatcacacccgtctctttcctgtcaaccccaaagagaccgatagaagtggaaatattatgccaggttttttcaatatatttctcaacgcagctggtatatattatcatttgaatttatcacgttttgctgattttgttgttctaaattgtcaaaggaaccgtggtagacaccagcgtttgtcaccctag